In the Octopus sinensis linkage group LG17, ASM634580v1, whole genome shotgun sequence genome, one interval contains:
- the LOC118766781 gene encoding uncharacterized protein LOC118766781 → MAVGASECADECLKMPSCKSFAVSESFTACRIYVTWSGETRLTNINARSYYQKAINASCPVNIIYGGQFKNDGNVARPEAKTFFDCLKLCRDSASCYSTNFDVTTSRCYLNPNNSTSADLIITSNNWISTEVDRYKFDNDPNILSDLNGLGCDVKFLYFLYFIQERRNDATERGARFSKRQNTFGDIKLKTVTPADSFYDCAIKCITSPECLGIRYELFCQMAVKY, encoded by the exons ATGGCAGTCGGAGCCTCGGAATGTGCAGATGAATGTTTGAAAATGCCATCCTGTAAATCTTTTGCTGTCTCAGAATCGTTCACCGCGTGCAGAATATACGTGACATGGTCCGGTGAAACCAGACTGACTAATATAAACGCGCGAAGCTACTATCAGAAAGCAATAAACG CAAGTTGTCCAGTCAATATTATTTACGGTGGTCAGTTTAAAAATGACGGAAACGTAGCCAGACCAGAGGCTAAAACTTTCTTTGATTGTCTGAAACTTTGTAGAGACAGTGCTTCGTGCTATTCTACCAACTTCGACGTGACCACATCCAGATGTTACTTGAATCCCAATAATTCCACCAGCGCCGATCTAATAATAACAAGCAATAATTGGATAAGCACTGAAGTCGATAGAT ACAAGTTTGACAACGACCCAAATATTTTGTCAGATTTAAATGGATTGGGATGTGACGTGAAATTTCTATACTTTCTCTATTTCATACAGG AGAGACGCAACGACGCTACGGAGAGGGGTGCTCGCTTCTCCAAGCGGCAGAATACATTTGGTGACATAAAGTTAAAAACAGTCACTCCTGCTGACAGCTTTTACGACTGTGCTATCAAATGCATCACATCTCCGGAATGTTTGGGGATCAGATATGAATTATTCTGCCAAATGGCAGTAAAGTATTGA